Proteins encoded together in one Pongo abelii isolate AG06213 chromosome 8, NHGRI_mPonAbe1-v2.0_pri, whole genome shotgun sequence window:
- the EBLN1 gene encoding endogenous Bornavirus-like nucleoprotein 1, which produces MLDPVHRSHFHLVTPSLVFLCFIFDGLHKALLSVGVSKRSNIVIGNENKETGTLYASKFEDVLPTFTALEMSSILRHCCDLLIGVAAGSSDPIRTNSLEVQRQFKAMMISIGRPLHSESADLLISYNAGPAIDWINSRPWVGGLMFTFLFGEFESPARELLDQVKVVANKAQMTTYYTVKMFPDQCVDGSIALPAVVSEIPVFEQKKALVKKALGDFFEFGAVLRHPVNGELSPRMFPNLATAANYWAKRRSPTFSGFEALDFIPGSTITFPLLQMASARKISRGSDMDPYTVNILRGYGISGFE; this is translated from the coding sequence ATGCTAGACCCAGTACACAGATCTCATTTTCACCTTGTAACCCCAAGCttagtatttttgtgttttatattcgATGGATTACACAAGGCACTACTCAGTGTCGGTGTGAGCAAAAGGTCTAATATTGTGATTGGGAATGAGAACAAGGAAACAGGTACTCTCTATGCTAGCAAATTCGAAGATGTTTTGCCTACCTTCACTGCCCTTGAGATGTCATCAATTCTCCGTCACTGCTGTGATCTTCTGATAGGCGTTGCTGCCGGATCAAGTGACCCGATACGCACCAACAGCCTCGAAGTACAGAGACAATTCAAGGCAATGATGATATCCATTGGAAGACCTTTGCATAGTGAAAGTGCTGATTTATTAATTAGCTATAATGCAGGGCCAGCTATAGATTGGATCAACTCAAGACCATGGGTTGGAGGATTAATGTTCACATTTCTATTTGGAGAATTTGAATCCCCTGCACGTGAGCTACTTGATCAAGTTAAAGTAGTTGCCAACAAAGCACAGATGACGACTTACTACACTGTGAAAATGTTCCCGGATCAGTGCGTGGATGGTTCCATTGCTTTACCAGCTGTTGTGTCCGAGATTCCAGTTTTTGAGCAGAAGAAAGCACTGGTTAAAAAGGCACTTGGAGATTTCTTTGAATTTGGGGCTGTACTTCGCCACCCTGTTAATGGGGAGCTATCACCACGAATGTTCCCAAACCTAGCAACAGCAGCAAACTACTGGGCCAAAAGAAGGAGTCCCACGTTTTCTGGATTTGAAGCCCTTGACTTTATACCAGGATCAACTATTACATTCCCTCTACTTCAAATGGCATCTGCTCGAAAAATCTCCAGAGGAAGTGACATGGATCCATATACAGTTAACATCCTTCGCGGTTATGGGATTTCGGGATTTGAATAA